One Qipengyuania gaetbuli genomic region harbors:
- the accB gene encoding acetyl-CoA carboxylase biotin carboxyl carrier protein, translating to MSDHKSSAGKSGMNVDTALVRELAEMLGETGLVEIEVEDGDRKIRVSRGGGIAMAAAPAPMMAAAPAAAAPAAAAPAPEAAPAAAAEGAIKSPMVGTVYLAPEPGAKDFVSVGDSVKEGQTLVIVEAMKVMNPITADKAGTVKAILVENAQPVEFDQPLIVIG from the coding sequence ATGTCCGACCACAAGTCCTCCGCCGGCAAATCCGGCATGAACGTCGATACCGCGCTGGTTCGCGAACTCGCGGAAATGCTCGGTGAAACGGGCCTCGTCGAAATCGAGGTCGAAGACGGCGACCGCAAGATCCGCGTTTCGCGCGGCGGCGGCATCGCCATGGCCGCAGCCCCCGCCCCGATGATGGCCGCAGCGCCTGCGGCAGCGGCACCCGCAGCAGCTGCTCCTGCCCCCGAAGCGGCTCCCGCAGCCGCAGCCGAAGGTGCGATCAAGTCGCCCATGGTCGGTACGGTCTATCTCGCTCCCGAACCGGGCGCGAAGGACTTCGTATCGGTCGGCGACAGCGTGAAGGAAGGCCAGACCCTCGTTATCGTGGAAGCGATGAAGGTCATGAACCCGATCACCGCCGACAAGGCCGGGACGGTCAAGGCGATCCTCGTCGAGAACGCCCAGCCGGTCGAATTCGACCAGCCGCTGATCGTCATCGGCTGA
- the accC gene encoding acetyl-CoA carboxylase biotin carboxylase subunit — translation MTISRILIANRGEIALRIHRAAHEMGIETVAVHSTADADAMHVRLADHAVCIGPPAATDSYLNIANIISAAEVSHADAIHPGYGFLSENAKFAEIVEAHDIKWIGPKPEHIRTMGDKVEAKRTAGKLGLPLVPGSDGAVSEIEEARAIAAEIGYPVIIKAASGGGGRGMKVCESEDQLETLMQQAGSEAKAAFGDATVYIEKYLGNPRHIEFQVFGDGEGNAIHLGERDCSLQRRHQKVLEEAPSPVISHEERMRMGEICSSAMRDMGYRGAGTIEFLWENGEFYFIEMNTRLQVEHPVTEAITGVDLVREQIRIAAGHPLSVKQDEIEFHGHAIECRINAEDPWTFAPSPGQVSYYHAAGGMHVRVDSGLYAGYRIPPYYDSMIAKLIVYGRTRQGCMMRLKRALEEMVVEGVKTNIPLHQELLLQDDVKSGDYSIKWLEEWLKEREA, via the coding sequence ATGACGATTTCGCGTATCCTCATCGCCAATCGCGGCGAAATCGCGCTGCGCATCCACCGCGCGGCGCATGAAATGGGCATCGAGACGGTCGCGGTGCACTCCACCGCTGACGCCGATGCCATGCACGTGCGCCTTGCAGACCATGCCGTGTGCATCGGCCCGCCTGCCGCCACCGACAGCTATCTCAACATTGCCAACATCATCTCTGCCGCAGAGGTGAGCCACGCCGATGCGATCCACCCGGGCTATGGCTTCCTCTCGGAAAACGCCAAGTTCGCCGAGATCGTCGAAGCGCACGACATCAAGTGGATCGGCCCCAAGCCAGAACATATCCGCACGATGGGAGACAAGGTCGAAGCCAAGCGCACCGCAGGCAAGCTCGGCTTGCCGCTGGTGCCCGGCTCCGACGGTGCGGTCTCCGAAATCGAGGAAGCGCGAGCGATCGCGGCCGAAATCGGCTATCCGGTCATCATCAAGGCGGCGAGCGGCGGCGGCGGCCGCGGCATGAAGGTCTGCGAAAGCGAAGACCAGCTCGAGACGCTGATGCAGCAGGCCGGCAGCGAGGCGAAGGCCGCCTTCGGCGACGCCACGGTCTATATCGAGAAGTATCTCGGCAACCCGCGCCACATCGAATTCCAGGTCTTCGGCGACGGTGAAGGCAATGCCATCCACCTCGGCGAACGCGACTGTTCGCTCCAGCGCCGCCACCAGAAGGTGCTCGAAGAAGCGCCCTCGCCCGTGATCAGCCACGAAGAGCGCATGCGGATGGGCGAAATCTGCTCCTCGGCCATGCGCGACATGGGCTATCGCGGCGCCGGTACGATCGAGTTCCTGTGGGAAAACGGCGAGTTCTACTTCATCGAGATGAACACCCGCCTGCAGGTGGAGCATCCCGTCACCGAAGCGATCACCGGTGTCGATCTCGTGCGCGAACAGATCCGCATCGCGGCAGGCCATCCGCTCTCGGTCAAGCAGGACGAGATCGAGTTCCACGGCCACGCCATCGAGTGCCGCATCAATGCCGAGGATCCCTGGACCTTCGCGCCCAGCCCCGGCCAGGTGAGTTATTATCACGCGGCAGGCGGCATGCACGTTCGCGTCGATAGCGGCCTTTACGCCGGCTACCGCATCCCGCCCTATTACGACAGCATGATCGCCAAGCTGATCGTCTATGGCCGCACGCGCCAGGGCTGCATGATGCGCCTCAAGCGCGCGCTGGAAGAGATGGTCGTCGAAGGCGTGAAGACCAACATCCCGCTCCACCAGGAACTGCTGCTGCAGGACGACGTGAAGAGCGGCGATTACTCGATCAAGTGGCTCGAGGAATGGCTGAAGGAGCGCGAAGCCTGA
- a CDS encoding GFA family protein: protein MIEGRCLCSAVRIELDEPAGQVEICQCSMCRRWGGAFYSALSGSGFTIHGEDQIAVYQSSAWAERAFCKTCGSNLWFKFLPTGNRSFSAGLFDDAGGAEIEKEIFVDEAASWACVAGEHPRMTGEEIIAEAKAAGFTFD, encoded by the coding sequence ATGATCGAGGGGCGCTGCCTCTGCTCGGCTGTCCGGATCGAACTGGACGAGCCTGCGGGGCAGGTCGAAATCTGCCAGTGTTCCATGTGCCGTCGCTGGGGCGGGGCGTTCTACAGTGCCCTGTCGGGGAGCGGATTCACGATCCACGGCGAGGACCAGATCGCGGTCTACCAATCCAGCGCCTGGGCCGAACGCGCGTTCTGCAAGACCTGCGGGTCGAACCTGTGGTTCAAGTTCCTCCCCACCGGAAACCGCAGTTTTTCTGCTGGACTGTTCGACGATGCCGGCGGCGCGGAGATCGAGAAGGAGATCTTCGTCGACGAGGCGGCCAGCTGGGCCTGCGTGGCGGGCGAACATCCGCGCATGACCGGCGAAGAGATCATCGCCGAAGCCAAGGCGGCCGGGTTCACCTTCGACTAG
- a CDS encoding Lrp/AsnC family transcriptional regulator gives MANLDEIDRRLLSELQDEGRITNVELAHRVGLTAPPCLRRVRALEEEGVIRGYHAELDPSKLGFSITVFAMVSLKSQAEDALREFESAMKDLPEVREVHMLNGEIDFIIKIVSRDLQSFQEFLTSKLTPAPNVASVKTSLTIRTSKNEPGVPLG, from the coding sequence ATGGCGAATCTCGACGAAATCGATCGTCGTCTGCTTTCCGAACTGCAGGACGAGGGCAGAATCACCAATGTGGAACTGGCGCACCGCGTCGGTCTGACCGCTCCGCCGTGCCTGCGCCGCGTGCGCGCGCTGGAGGAAGAAGGCGTGATTCGCGGCTACCACGCGGAACTCGATCCTTCGAAGCTGGGCTTCTCGATCACCGTTTTCGCCATGGTCAGCCTGAAGAGCCAGGCGGAAGACGCGCTGCGTGAATTCGAGAGCGCGATGAAGGACCTGCCCGAAGTGCGCGAGGTCCACATGCTCAATGGCGAGATCGATTTCATCATCAAGATCGTCAGCCGCGACCTGCAGAGCTTCCAGGAATTCCTGACCAGCAAGCTGACGCCCGCACCCAATGTGGCAAGCGTGAAGACATCGCTGACGATCCGCACCAGCAAGAACGAGCCGGGCGTCCCGCTGGGATGA
- a CDS encoding sensor histidine kinase, translating into MHFDDRLATVLRNRAAGERAARTQFRQLLDLLGERPQAGDKALKAAAYLRLIALGEMIPVKDRAAIVGESGWRFRNPELVKWFGEAHPHIAAAALYRARLTGEEWEKLIPQLPIRARGFLRHRRDLPDEAVRALDALGVSDRALPLPEPFDLVEEFATPDVEGVPELSEPEILPEEPEPLSLSPERLVPEPEPEPGPVPLPKPQPAMGGSEGIRALVDRIEAFQRTRSERSSDNDDPRLPLGEDDEQVAAKPIDQFLFGCDTEGRIDWAEPGIAPMVTGMDMASLAKDSEEAARTLRMRQPMTALAVNIRGAVRLEGDWVVDATPRFTRSEGRFYGYVGRFRRAVSGIEDRREAEADRLRQLLHELRTPVNAMQGYAEIIQQQMIGPVPHEYRAIAATIAGDAAHILAGFDELDRLAKLETGDLDLEKGDADFAAIARKQVAQLQPVLSPRVARFDADLGEGRAPIGLSQGEAERLAWRLLATLAGTLAAGETVSLKMQTGLEQVEFALTLPAALRKAADIFSVDTRAQTGALSAGIFGAGFSLRLARAEARAAGGELARVDDALVLSLPLLTAASSLPSPENQPDSAAG; encoded by the coding sequence ATGCATTTTGACGACCGCCTTGCCACAGTCCTGCGCAATCGCGCGGCGGGCGAGCGTGCGGCGCGTACGCAGTTCCGCCAGCTTCTGGACCTGTTGGGAGAGCGTCCGCAGGCCGGCGACAAGGCGCTGAAGGCTGCCGCTTACCTGCGCCTGATCGCACTGGGCGAGATGATCCCGGTCAAGGACCGCGCCGCGATCGTGGGCGAAAGCGGCTGGCGTTTCCGCAATCCGGAACTGGTGAAGTGGTTCGGCGAGGCGCATCCCCATATCGCGGCTGCCGCGCTCTATCGCGCCCGCCTGACGGGAGAGGAGTGGGAAAAACTCATCCCGCAGCTACCCATCCGCGCGCGCGGTTTCCTCCGCCATCGCCGGGACCTGCCCGACGAGGCTGTCCGGGCGCTCGACGCACTCGGCGTGTCCGACCGCGCGCTGCCGCTGCCCGAACCGTTCGACCTGGTCGAAGAATTCGCAACGCCGGATGTCGAGGGCGTGCCGGAGCTAAGCGAACCCGAAATCCTGCCCGAAGAGCCGGAACCGCTTTCGCTTTCGCCCGAACGACTGGTGCCGGAACCGGAGCCGGAACCGGGCCCTGTCCCGCTGCCCAAGCCGCAGCCGGCCATGGGTGGTTCGGAAGGCATCCGCGCCCTGGTCGACCGGATCGAGGCATTCCAGCGCACCCGTTCGGAACGCTCCAGCGACAACGACGACCCGCGCCTGCCGCTGGGCGAAGACGACGAACAGGTCGCGGCAAAGCCCATCGACCAATTCCTGTTCGGCTGCGACACGGAAGGCCGCATCGACTGGGCCGAACCGGGCATTGCACCGATGGTGACCGGCATGGACATGGCTTCGCTAGCCAAGGATAGCGAAGAGGCAGCGCGCACCCTCCGCATGCGCCAACCCATGACGGCGCTGGCCGTCAACATTCGCGGCGCGGTCCGACTGGAAGGCGATTGGGTGGTCGATGCGACCCCGCGCTTCACCCGCTCGGAAGGCCGTTTCTACGGCTATGTCGGACGTTTCCGTCGCGCGGTGTCGGGCATCGAGGACCGCCGCGAGGCCGAGGCTGATCGCCTGCGCCAGCTGCTCCACGAACTGCGCACGCCGGTTAACGCCATGCAGGGCTATGCCGAGATCATACAGCAGCAGATGATCGGCCCTGTGCCCCACGAATATCGCGCCATCGCAGCGACCATCGCCGGGGACGCCGCGCATATCCTTGCCGGGTTCGACGAACTCGACCGGCTGGCCAAGCTGGAAACCGGCGACCTCGACCTCGAAAAGGGCGATGCCGATTTCGCCGCCATCGCCCGCAAGCAGGTGGCACAGTTGCAGCCGGTGCTCAGCCCCCGTGTCGCGCGCTTCGACGCCGACCTTGGCGAAGGGCGCGCGCCGATCGGCCTGTCGCAGGGCGAGGCGGAACGGCTCGCATGGCGCCTTCTCGCCACGCTTGCTGGCACCTTGGCGGCCGGCGAGACGGTATCGCTCAAGATGCAGACGGGGCTCGAACAGGTGGAATTCGCGCTCACCCTGCCCGCTGCCCTACGCAAGGCGGCGGACATATTCTCGGTCGATACCCGCGCGCAGACCGGTGCGCTGAGTGCGGGTATTTTCGGAGCCGGCTTCTCGTTGAGGCTCGCGCGGGCAGAGGCGCGCGCGGCGGGCGGGGAACTGGCAAGGGTGGACGATGCGCTGGTGCTCAGCCTGCCGCTCTTGACCGCCGCCAGCAGCCTGCCTAGCCCTGAAAACCAGCCGGACAGTGCAGCCGGCTGA
- a CDS encoding polysaccharide deacetylase family protein, producing the protein MADRSLLDPPPASLKVRFAPGFGQRVLLTVDTEEEFDWSKPFSSEGHGTGHVLRIAKFQEFCEGMGVVPVYLVDWPVATSQRARDILVPLVQQGKAEIGVQLHPWVNPPLIEDTTVHNSFAGNLPPDLERDKFNRLVDAIEDSFGVVPQIYRAGRYGVGPATARMLKDRGIAIDSSVRPHHDYSAQGGPDFRQHPDHPYWTDEERRLVELPLTTSFWGMLRRQGALVQPLLRSFPKLGGVLNRLGLFERIPLTPEGTSKEEALRCIDMALDDGQELLVISFHSPSLVPGHTPYVRTEDDLDDLYDWLRGVYAYFAMRGVRPTTVREIVQSVEV; encoded by the coding sequence TTGGCCGACCGCAGCCTGCTCGATCCGCCACCAGCCTCGCTCAAGGTGCGATTTGCGCCGGGTTTCGGCCAGCGCGTCCTGCTGACGGTCGATACCGAAGAGGAATTCGACTGGTCCAAGCCTTTCTCGTCCGAAGGCCACGGCACCGGCCACGTGCTGCGCATCGCCAAATTCCAGGAATTCTGTGAAGGCATGGGCGTGGTGCCGGTCTACCTCGTGGACTGGCCGGTCGCCACTTCTCAGCGGGCGCGCGATATCCTCGTCCCGCTGGTGCAGCAGGGCAAGGCCGAGATCGGCGTGCAGCTCCACCCGTGGGTCAATCCGCCGCTCATCGAGGATACCACCGTACACAACAGCTTCGCCGGCAACCTCCCGCCGGACCTGGAACGCGACAAGTTCAATCGGCTGGTCGACGCGATCGAGGACAGCTTTGGCGTCGTGCCGCAAATCTATCGTGCAGGACGATACGGAGTCGGTCCGGCCACTGCGCGCATGCTGAAGGATCGCGGCATCGCCATCGACAGTTCCGTGCGGCCGCATCACGACTATTCCGCACAAGGCGGGCCAGACTTCCGCCAGCACCCCGACCATCCCTACTGGACCGACGAGGAGCGGCGGCTGGTCGAACTGCCGCTCACGACCAGCTTCTGGGGCATGCTTCGCCGGCAGGGCGCGCTGGTCCAGCCGCTGCTGCGCAGTTTCCCGAAGCTCGGCGGCGTACTCAACCGGCTGGGCCTGTTCGAACGCATACCGCTGACGCCGGAGGGCACCAGCAAGGAAGAGGCGCTGCGCTGCATCGACATGGCGCTGGACGACGGGCAGGAATTGCTGGTCATCAGCTTCCACAGCCCCTCGCTTGTGCCCGGCCACACGCCCTATGTCCGCACCGAGGATGACCTCGACGATCTCTACGACTGGCTGCGCGGGGTCTATGCCTATTTCGCAATGCGCGGCGTGCGGCCCACAACGGTGCGGGAAATCGTCCAATCGGTGGAGGTCTGA
- a CDS encoding MATE family efflux transporter, giving the protein MVTNVATALIGIGDMWIVGQLGDAPTQGAVDVGARLFAVLFTVMNFLKTGTTGLVAQAGTRSGMDAQVSVLVRGLVVGLAIAAILLVAKPLLLPLSLEALGAEGAVLDAARVYAEIRYWSAPAVMANLALIGFMVGRRQMKAVLLFEVAYNLANILLGVWFVFALDRGIAGIGWSSLIAEYGKLAALGVFLARGELLRQVAAALRERSTLEWRSLRPFLSVNRDLFLRTLVLTVSLAALTRLSAERGAVLLAANGILYQMFIFTALLLDGFENAAQVLNGERAGASDRRGFVAYARAILLRGTSAASVVALAFALFSGPVLASFAATADVEATALALAPWLIVIPFAGVASFVLDGVFVGASWTRALLVSMGLASAVYALTLWLSWPLGAHGLWLSFTVFLLARAGFQLLLMPRLLDREFGATPAG; this is encoded by the coding sequence ATGGTGACCAATGTCGCGACCGCCCTGATCGGGATCGGCGACATGTGGATCGTGGGCCAGCTGGGCGATGCCCCGACGCAGGGCGCGGTAGACGTAGGAGCACGCCTTTTCGCCGTCCTTTTCACGGTCATGAACTTCCTCAAGACCGGCACCACCGGCCTCGTCGCACAGGCAGGCACGCGCTCCGGCATGGATGCACAGGTCTCGGTGCTTGTGCGCGGGCTGGTCGTGGGCCTTGCCATTGCGGCCATTTTGCTGGTGGCAAAGCCGCTGCTGCTGCCGCTTTCGCTGGAGGCGCTGGGCGCCGAGGGCGCGGTGCTCGACGCCGCGCGGGTCTATGCAGAAATCCGCTACTGGTCCGCGCCGGCCGTCATGGCCAATCTCGCGCTCATCGGCTTCATGGTCGGACGGCGGCAGATGAAGGCCGTGCTGCTGTTCGAAGTGGCCTACAACCTGGCCAATATCCTGCTTGGCGTGTGGTTCGTCTTCGCGCTGGACAGGGGCATTGCCGGCATCGGCTGGTCGAGCCTGATTGCGGAATACGGCAAGCTGGCTGCGCTTGGCGTGTTCCTCGCCCGCGGCGAATTGCTGCGGCAGGTGGCAGCCGCGCTCAGGGAACGCTCGACGCTGGAGTGGCGGTCCCTGCGACCCTTCCTGTCGGTCAATCGGGACCTGTTCCTGCGCACGCTGGTGCTGACCGTCTCGCTTGCCGCGCTGACCCGCCTTTCGGCAGAGCGCGGCGCGGTGCTGCTCGCAGCGAACGGCATCCTCTACCAGATGTTCATTTTCACTGCCTTGCTGCTCGACGGGTTCGAGAACGCAGCGCAGGTGCTCAATGGCGAGCGGGCGGGCGCAAGCGACCGAAGGGGCTTTGTCGCCTACGCACGGGCAATCCTGCTGCGCGGAACTAGCGCCGCGTCGGTTGTCGCGCTTGCCTTCGCCTTGTTCTCGGGCCCTGTGCTGGCGAGCTTTGCGGCGACGGCGGACGTGGAAGCCACAGCGCTGGCGCTGGCCCCTTGGCTGATAGTCATCCCCTTCGCAGGCGTCGCCAGCTTCGTCCTCGACGGAGTGTTCGTGGGGGCTAGCTGGACGCGGGCGCTGCTCGTTTCGATGGGGCTGGCTTCTGCCGTCTATGCCCTGACGCTATGGCTGAGCTGGCCGCTCGGCGCGCATGGGTTGTGGCTATCGTTTACCGTGTTCCTGCTCGCGCGAGCCGGTTTCCAGCTACTGCTGATGCCGCGACTGCTGGACCGGGAGTTCGGAGCGACGCCTGCCGGCTAG
- a CDS encoding GGDEF domain-containing protein, producing the protein MREQIIGLITPLSAVIFCILFLVLWKRGKMDNYVLAFAATYFFFTVGFTVTHLLDTASSYVFHLTQFFYSLSVASAIWGLTRRVGQPPYLGALLLVYGLSAATLAVAVAVSADISSRLIIVNTGYGVMYVIGLMSLLNAHRREAIDRFVIFMHVLLAAQFLIRPVITLMFEGSIIASEYRESIYYSVVNLSLSIISLSSALVLLGACIYDQMVAVREKAELDMLTGLRTRRAFEQDVIAWLEKAKQESVPVSLVVADIDHFKAVNDVYGHQTGDNAIAEFGEVIRSTIRDTDIAGRIGGEEFCVLAWNCDGAAAMAMAERVRRRFGDRAIEGMPEDHRLTASFGVAGRDEGEGYGRLFARCDAALYSAKQGGRNRIVHDGKVDKNNVVTEWRGEDELRAARA; encoded by the coding sequence ATGCGCGAACAGATAATCGGATTGATTACTCCGCTTTCGGCGGTGATCTTCTGCATCCTGTTCCTGGTGCTGTGGAAGCGCGGGAAGATGGACAATTACGTCCTCGCCTTCGCTGCTACCTATTTCTTCTTCACCGTCGGCTTCACGGTGACACACCTGCTCGACACAGCGTCGAGCTATGTGTTCCACCTCACCCAGTTCTTCTATTCGCTCAGTGTCGCATCGGCGATCTGGGGCCTGACGCGCCGCGTTGGCCAGCCGCCTTATCTCGGCGCGCTGCTGCTGGTTTACGGATTGTCGGCGGCGACCCTTGCCGTGGCCGTGGCGGTCTCGGCGGACATTTCCTCGCGCCTGATCATCGTCAACACCGGTTACGGCGTCATGTACGTCATCGGCCTGATGTCGCTGCTCAATGCGCACCGGCGCGAGGCGATCGACCGCTTCGTGATCTTCATGCACGTGCTGCTGGCTGCGCAATTCCTGATCCGCCCGGTCATTACGTTGATGTTCGAAGGCAGCATCATCGCCAGCGAATACCGCGAATCGATCTATTATTCGGTCGTGAACCTTTCGCTCTCGATCATCTCGCTTTCCAGCGCGCTGGTCCTGCTGGGCGCCTGCATCTACGACCAGATGGTCGCAGTGCGCGAGAAGGCCGAACTCGACATGCTGACCGGTCTCAGGACGCGCCGCGCTTTCGAACAGGACGTCATTGCCTGGCTCGAAAAGGCGAAGCAGGAATCCGTGCCGGTCTCGCTCGTCGTCGCCGACATCGACCACTTCAAGGCGGTCAACGACGTCTACGGCCACCAGACCGGCGACAATGCGATTGCCGAATTCGGCGAGGTCATCCGCTCCACCATTCGCGATACCGACATTGCCGGTCGCATCGGGGGCGAGGAATTCTGCGTTCTCGCATGGAATTGCGACGGCGCGGCAGCCATGGCCATGGCCGAGCGCGTACGCCGCCGCTTCGGTGACCGCGCCATCGAAGGCATGCCCGAAGATCACCGCCTCACGGCAAGCTTCGGCGTTGCCGGGCGTGACGAGGGCGAAGGTTACGGCAGGCTCTTCGCGCGCTGCGACGCGGCGCTCTATTCCGCCAAGCAGGGCGGGCGCAACCGCATCGTCCACGATGGCAAGGTCGACAAGAACAACGTCGTCACCGAATGGCGCGGCGAGGACGAACTACGCGCCGCGCGCGCCTAG
- a CDS encoding M20/M25/M40 family metallo-hydrolase, whose amino-acid sequence MKNQIAALVALAFAAPALANTADEALTGDTVAWDFVEGITTEVGPRMPGTEQEARGRIWAMAWLKRNGFANVADEPFEMETWVRGQELAWVIAPFAQPMTITALSTTSSTGPEGIEAEVVYFPSFADLRDAEAGSLAGKIAFVSHDMRPAQDGSGYGFAGPARWTAPSLAASKGAIATVIRSVGTDSHRVPHTGTTTFTDGVEPIPAGALSNPDADNLERMFARGQTVRMKLLLTPRDLGTTTSGNVVGEITGRNPALPPVLLACHLDSWDLGTGAIDDGAGCGIIAAAAKHVAAQGRPLRTIRLLFAGAEETGLWGSAAYAKAHADEPVYVGLESDFGADRIWKFDTNFTASDPALFGQIARAVARFGVAPSRGVASGGADLNLVREQGGALIDLRQDGTRYFDLHHTADDTLDKIDPAQVRQNVAVWTEVVGILANREAPILRSAAPAN is encoded by the coding sequence ATGAAAAACCAGATTGCCGCGCTCGTCGCGCTCGCCTTTGCCGCTCCGGCCCTTGCCAATACCGCCGACGAGGCGCTGACCGGCGACACCGTCGCGTGGGATTTCGTAGAGGGTATCACCACCGAAGTCGGCCCGCGCATGCCGGGCACCGAGCAGGAGGCGCGCGGCCGCATCTGGGCGATGGCCTGGCTGAAGCGCAACGGCTTTGCCAATGTGGCGGACGAGCCCTTCGAGATGGAAACCTGGGTGCGCGGACAGGAACTTGCCTGGGTCATCGCGCCCTTCGCACAGCCGATGACGATCACGGCCCTCTCGACCACCAGTTCGACCGGCCCCGAGGGGATCGAGGCGGAAGTTGTCTATTTCCCCAGCTTCGCCGATCTGCGCGACGCGGAAGCAGGCAGCCTTGCAGGCAAGATCGCATTCGTGAGTCACGACATGCGCCCCGCACAGGACGGTTCGGGCTACGGCTTTGCCGGACCGGCGCGCTGGACCGCGCCTTCGCTGGCGGCGAGCAAGGGCGCGATTGCAACCGTTATCCGATCGGTCGGCACCGATAGCCACCGCGTACCGCACACCGGGACGACCACTTTTACCGACGGGGTGGAGCCCATCCCTGCAGGCGCGCTGTCCAACCCTGATGCCGACAATCTGGAGCGCATGTTCGCGCGCGGCCAGACGGTGCGCATGAAGCTGCTGCTGACGCCGCGCGATCTCGGCACGACCACCAGCGGCAATGTGGTGGGCGAGATCACCGGCCGTAACCCGGCACTCCCGCCGGTGCTGCTTGCCTGCCATCTCGACAGCTGGGACCTCGGTACGGGCGCAATCGACGACGGGGCGGGCTGCGGCATTATTGCTGCGGCGGCAAAGCACGTCGCGGCGCAGGGCAGGCCCCTGCGCACCATCCGCCTGCTGTTCGCTGGGGCCGAGGAAACGGGCCTGTGGGGGAGCGCCGCCTATGCCAAGGCCCATGCTGACGAGCCAGTCTATGTCGGTCTCGAAAGCGATTTCGGCGCCGACCGCATCTGGAAATTCGACACCAATTTCACTGCCAGCGACCCGGCGCTGTTCGGCCAGATCGCGCGCGCCGTCGCGCGCTTCGGCGTGGCACCGTCGCGGGGTGTGGCGAGCGGCGGGGCGGACCTAAACCTGGTTCGCGAGCAGGGTGGGGCACTGATCGACCTGCGGCAGGACGGCACCCGCTATTTCGACCTGCACCACACGGCCGACGATACGCTCGACAAGATCGACCCTGCACAAGTGCGCCAGAATGTCGCCGTCTGGACCGAGGTTGTGGGAATCCTCGCCAATCGGGAAGCCCCGATATTGCGCAGTGCGGCACCCGCCAACTAA